One Dictyoglomus thermophilum H-6-12 DNA window includes the following coding sequences:
- the nuoF gene encoding NADH-quinone oxidoreductase subunit NuoF has translation MSIARSHVLISIDANTLLAGAKEVEEALIRELKERGLDKEIAVIETGPLGIIGKGVVMVVYPEGIYYGNVKVEDIPELVEEHFIKGRPLKRLMIEGATLPSVVTKEEVGLTRKQVRIVLRNSGVINPESIEEYIAQGGFEGLSKALSEMTPENVIKEIKASGLRGRGGAGFPAGLKWEFTYKVPSDEKYVVCNADEGEPGTFKDRLILEGDPFRIVEAMAIAGYAIGAKKGYIYIRGEYKLSIDRMQKAINVAKEYGLLGDNILGTNFSFDLEVRKGAGAYICGEETALIESLEGKRGIPRIKPPYPVSQGLRNKPTLVNNVETLANVPDIIKNGAQWFRQFGTESCPGTKVYTILGDVVNAGLIEVEMGTPLRDIIFQYGGGIKDGKKFKCALVGGAAGAFLGNEMLDVKMDFDNLKEYKAVLGSGAILVMSDGVCIVDMLKSILRFFKHESCGRCTPCRVGTKRLVEIIEKFASLEGTEEDLDEMLNISLVMKDTSFCPLGQSVYLPVSSAIKYFRDEFISHFKDKYCVSGRCKPKLSLVGEA, from the coding sequence ATGAGTATAGCGAGGAGTCATGTACTTATTTCCATAGATGCCAATACTCTTCTTGCAGGAGCAAAAGAGGTTGAAGAGGCCTTGATAAGAGAATTAAAGGAAAGGGGTTTAGATAAAGAGATAGCAGTTATTGAGACTGGACCTTTAGGAATTATTGGAAAAGGTGTAGTTATGGTAGTTTATCCGGAGGGAATTTATTATGGCAACGTAAAGGTGGAGGATATACCAGAGCTTGTCGAAGAACATTTCATAAAAGGAAGGCCTTTAAAAAGGCTTATGATAGAAGGTGCTACTTTGCCAAGTGTGGTAACAAAGGAGGAAGTTGGTCTTACAAGAAAACAAGTAAGGATAGTACTTAGAAATAGTGGAGTAATAAATCCAGAGAGTATAGAAGAATACATCGCGCAAGGTGGCTTTGAGGGACTCTCAAAGGCTCTTTCCGAGATGACACCTGAAAATGTTATAAAAGAAATAAAAGCCTCGGGACTTAGAGGAAGGGGAGGAGCAGGATTTCCTGCAGGTTTGAAATGGGAGTTTACTTACAAAGTGCCTTCGGATGAAAAATATGTAGTATGCAATGCTGATGAGGGTGAGCCTGGAACTTTTAAGGATAGATTGATTCTTGAGGGTGATCCTTTCAGGATTGTAGAAGCGATGGCCATAGCAGGCTATGCTATTGGGGCTAAGAAGGGTTACATATATATAAGGGGAGAGTATAAGCTTTCTATCGATAGAATGCAAAAAGCCATAAATGTTGCAAAAGAATATGGGCTTTTAGGAGATAACATATTAGGTACTAATTTTTCCTTTGATTTAGAGGTAAGAAAGGGTGCAGGAGCATATATCTGTGGAGAAGAGACTGCCTTAATTGAATCTTTAGAAGGTAAAAGGGGTATTCCTCGTATAAAGCCCCCCTATCCTGTATCTCAAGGTTTGAGAAATAAACCTACTTTGGTCAATAATGTGGAGACATTGGCTAATGTGCCTGATATTATAAAAAATGGGGCTCAATGGTTTAGACAATTTGGCACAGAAAGTTGTCCTGGCACAAAGGTTTATACTATTCTTGGAGATGTGGTTAATGCAGGGTTAATTGAGGTAGAAATGGGTACTCCATTAAGGGATATTATCTTTCAATATGGTGGTGGAATTAAAGATGGCAAGAAATTTAAGTGTGCATTAGTAGGAGGTGCTGCAGGGGCATTTTTAGGTAATGAGATGCTTGATGTGAAGATGGATTTTGATAACCTCAAGGAATACAAGGCAGTACTTGGATCTGGAGCTATTTTAGTCATGAGTGATGGCGTTTGTATAGTAGATATGCTTAAAAGTATCCTCAGATTCTTTAAACATGAGTCCTGTGGTAGGTGTACTCCTTGTAGGGTAGGTACAAAAAGACTTGTAGAGATAATTGAAAAGTTTGCTTCTCTGGAAGGTACGGAAGAAGATTTAGATGAAATGCTTAATATAAGTTTGGTTATGAAAGATACTTCTTTTTGTCCTTTGGGACAGTCAGTATACTTGCCTGTAAGTTCTGCAATAAAGTATTTTAGGGATGAATTCATCTCTCATTTTAAAGACAAATATTGTGTTAGTGGGAGATGTAAACCAAAGCTAAGCTTGGTAGGGGAAGCATGA
- a CDS encoding metal ABC transporter substrate-binding protein, with the protein MNKPKIKLILTLLLIIFIIPSTSLSQERNIAVSIPPIGSITKYIVGDLWKISVLLPSNTNPHLFEPTPQIMKELEKAKIVVINGKDVDLWAKKLADSAQKDTLVLSDYLKIKEENPHFWLDPILAKDIANIIYKKVSSIDPSNKNYYLKNLNKFNKQIDELNKYIIKELSIFKNKEIIAYHPSFYYFFKRYNIKVLSYIEEGEGKEPSLKKISEIIRLIKSKNIKYIIKEPFINTPTLGTIQKETKVKIVDMDPIGYNKDYFELIKENVKILKEIFYEQNR; encoded by the coding sequence ATGAACAAACCTAAAATAAAACTTATATTAACCCTATTACTTATAATATTTATTATACCTTCAACCTCTCTTTCGCAAGAGAGGAATATTGCTGTATCCATTCCTCCTATTGGTAGTATCACCAAATATATTGTGGGAGACTTATGGAAGATATCGGTTTTATTGCCTTCAAATACTAATCCTCATCTTTTTGAACCTACACCTCAAATTATGAAAGAATTAGAAAAAGCAAAGATTGTAGTCATTAATGGGAAAGATGTAGATCTATGGGCTAAAAAATTGGCAGATTCTGCCCAAAAGGATACTTTGGTGTTGTCCGATTATTTAAAAATCAAAGAAGAAAATCCCCATTTTTGGCTTGATCCAATCTTAGCAAAAGATATAGCAAATATAATCTATAAAAAGGTTTCAAGCATTGATCCTTCAAACAAAAATTATTATCTAAAGAATTTAAACAAGTTTAATAAACAAATAGACGAACTAAATAAATACATAATAAAGGAACTTTCTATTTTTAAAAATAAAGAAATAATAGCCTATCACCCTTCCTTTTATTATTTCTTCAAAAGGTATAATATAAAGGTTTTGTCTTACATAGAAGAAGGAGAGGGAAAAGAACCATCCCTCAAGAAAATCTCAGAAATTATCAGGCTTATAAAGAGTAAAAACATAAAGTACATAATCAAGGAACCATTTATAAATACTCCAACCTTAGGGACTATTCAAAAGGAGACAAAGGTAAAAATAGTAGATATGGACCCTATAGGATATAATAAAGATTATTTTGAACTGATAAAGGAAAATGTGAAAATATTAAAGGAGATATTTTATGAACAAAATCGTTGA
- a CDS encoding 2-oxoacid:acceptor oxidoreductase subunit alpha — protein sequence MECKILIGGEAGQGIQTISNILSKYFFRIGYYVFTIESYQSRIRGGHNYSLLRISDKPIYAIDNEKVDILIALNLETIRLHLNEVKEGGHIFCDESIKTEEFLGDDRIIKIPVKQITQELKSKLVENTIFVGALLALSSGDIDEMRKIIAETFKQEYFDINMRALEEGYKYARDLNRSCGSFLKRGRDNRLLLNGAEAVGFGAMVSGCKFLASYPMTPGTAVMNFIAEHELDFDVVVEQAEDEIAAINMAIGAFFAGARSMVTTSGGGFALMVEGLSLAGMTETPVVIHIGQRPGPATGLPTRTEQGDLNFVVHAGHGEFVRYVTAPRDQKDAFYKTIKAFELAEKYQIPSIILTDQYLIDSKAVIEELNPPSEIKFYRVKADTNYLRHKITEDGVSPFAIPGESEALVITDSDEHDEEGHITEDLSIRKRMVEKRMKKLNLLLKEIEEPSYFGVENPEIIFIGWGSTYGVIKEGIERLIREGYPIGHLHFSDVYPIVNEHLEKYKGIKLYTIEQNYQGQFAALLRKETGVDVKRGLVKYNGFPFYVEEIIKGVKELMG from the coding sequence ATGGAATGCAAAATTTTGATAGGGGGAGAAGCAGGCCAAGGAATTCAAACAATATCAAATATACTCTCAAAGTATTTTTTTAGGATAGGGTATTATGTTTTTACTATTGAGAGTTATCAATCTCGTATTAGAGGAGGGCATAATTATAGTCTTTTAAGGATTTCTGATAAACCTATATATGCTATTGATAATGAAAAGGTAGATATTCTTATTGCTTTGAATTTGGAGACCATAAGATTACACCTTAATGAAGTAAAAGAAGGGGGTCATATTTTTTGTGATGAATCTATAAAAACTGAGGAATTTTTAGGAGATGATAGAATCATTAAAATTCCAGTTAAACAAATAACTCAAGAATTGAAATCAAAGCTCGTTGAAAATACTATTTTTGTTGGGGCTCTTCTTGCTTTGAGTAGTGGGGACATTGATGAAATGAGAAAAATTATTGCTGAAACTTTTAAACAGGAATATTTTGACATAAATATGAGGGCTCTGGAAGAAGGATATAAATATGCTCGTGATCTAAATAGAAGTTGTGGAAGTTTTCTTAAAAGAGGTAGAGATAACAGATTGTTGCTAAACGGGGCTGAAGCTGTAGGTTTTGGAGCAATGGTTTCAGGTTGTAAATTTTTGGCTTCTTACCCTATGACTCCTGGTACTGCAGTAATGAATTTTATTGCTGAACATGAATTAGATTTTGATGTGGTGGTAGAGCAAGCAGAGGATGAAATTGCTGCAATTAATATGGCAATTGGAGCGTTCTTCGCGGGCGCAAGATCAATGGTTACAACTTCTGGTGGTGGTTTTGCATTGATGGTAGAGGGATTGAGTTTAGCAGGTATGACTGAAACTCCTGTGGTTATTCATATAGGTCAACGTCCTGGTCCTGCAACGGGTCTTCCTACAAGGACTGAACAAGGAGATCTAAACTTTGTAGTGCATGCAGGACACGGAGAGTTTGTGAGATATGTTACAGCTCCAAGAGATCAAAAAGACGCTTTCTATAAAACTATAAAAGCCTTTGAGTTAGCTGAAAAATATCAAATTCCTTCTATAATTCTTACAGATCAATATTTGATTGATTCTAAGGCAGTAATAGAAGAGCTTAATCCTCCTTCTGAGATAAAGTTCTACAGAGTTAAAGCTGATACTAACTATTTGAGGCATAAAATCACTGAGGATGGAGTTTCACCTTTTGCTATACCTGGTGAGTCAGAAGCTCTTGTTATTACTGACAGCGATGAACATGATGAGGAGGGGCATATAACTGAAGATCTTAGTATTAGAAAGAGAATGGTTGAGAAAAGAATGAAAAAGCTTAATCTTTTGTTAAAGGAAATAGAAGAGCCCTCATATTTTGGGGTGGAAAATCCGGAGATTATATTTATTGGCTGGGGATCTACTTATGGGGTAATAAAAGAGGGAATAGAAAGGTTAATTAGGGAAGGTTATCCTATAGGGCACTTACATTTTTCTGATGTATATCCAATAGTTAATGAACACTTAGAAAAGTATAAAGGGATCAAATTGTACACCATAGAACAGAATTATCAAGGCCAATTTGCTGCTTTATTGAGAAAAGAGACAGGAGTAGATGTAAAAAGGGGTTTGGTTAAATATAATGGTTTTCCTTTTTATGTGGAAGAAATTATAAAGGGGGTAAAGGAGTTAATGGGATGA
- a CDS encoding VIT1/CCC1 transporter family protein has product MNKELIIILEKMQENEITEHFIYKKLSEWEKEENNKRIFLEIAEDELKHFEKLKTYTNKEPKPKKLKIFLILLLTKILGFTFTTKLMERGEDKAIEGYGHILSSIPDISKIIEEEKNHEQKLLGILDEERLNYVGSMVLGLSDALVELTGTLAGLTFAFQNNKLISLSGLVTGIAAALSMAGSEYLSTKAESDERNPIKAAIITGLTYITTVIILILPYLLTSNYILSLVLALISSLLLVLIFNYYVSVAKDLEFKRRFIEMLIIIFSVSFISFAIGLIIKGVLGVNLD; this is encoded by the coding sequence ATGAATAAAGAATTAATCATAATTCTTGAAAAAATGCAAGAAAACGAAATTACAGAACATTTCATATACAAGAAACTATCAGAATGGGAAAAGGAAGAAAATAATAAAAGAATCTTTTTAGAAATAGCTGAGGATGAACTAAAACACTTTGAAAAACTTAAGACATATACTAATAAAGAGCCAAAGCCCAAAAAATTAAAGATTTTTCTTATTCTATTACTAACTAAAATATTAGGATTTACCTTTACCACAAAGCTCATGGAAAGGGGAGAAGATAAGGCTATAGAAGGATATGGTCATATTCTGTCCTCTATACCTGATATAAGCAAAATTATAGAAGAAGAAAAAAATCATGAACAAAAACTATTAGGAATTCTTGATGAGGAAAGATTGAATTATGTAGGATCCATGGTTTTAGGACTTTCTGATGCACTGGTAGAGTTAACAGGAACCTTAGCAGGATTAACCTTTGCCTTCCAAAATAATAAACTTATATCCCTCTCAGGACTTGTCACTGGTATTGCAGCTGCTCTTTCTATGGCTGGCTCAGAATATCTTTCTACAAAAGCCGAAAGTGATGAAAGAAATCCTATAAAAGCAGCCATCATAACAGGTTTAACTTATATAACTACAGTAATAATATTAATCTTACCTTATTTACTAACCTCCAATTACATATTATCTCTTGTATTAGCACTAATCTCCTCTCTATTATTAGTATTAATTTTCAATTACTACGTCTCAGTAGCCAAAGACTTGGAATTTAAAAGAAGGTTTATTGAAATGCTAATCATAATATTCTCAGTTTCCTTTATAAGCTTTGCTATCGGGCTAATTATCAAAGGAGTTCTTGGTGTAAATTTGGACTAA
- the nuoE gene encoding NADH-quinone oxidoreductase subunit NuoE gives MEDRQKILESFPRDPDYIIEILHELQNRNPYNYLTPEDIKACAEYLGLPVSYVEGVASFYSMFSLKPRGRYVIRLCDSPPCHLVGSESLLEYLEKKLNIKVGETTEDKLFTLELTSCLGVCAVAPAMMINDEVYGNLTFEKIDKILEEKRGNL, from the coding sequence ATGGAAGATCGTCAAAAGATTTTGGAATCCTTTCCTCGGGATCCAGATTATATTATTGAAATTCTCCATGAATTACAAAACAGAAACCCTTATAACTATCTTACTCCAGAGGATATAAAGGCCTGTGCAGAGTATTTAGGACTTCCAGTAAGCTATGTGGAGGGTGTCGCATCTTTTTACTCTATGTTTAGCTTGAAGCCAAGGGGTAGGTATGTGATAAGGCTTTGTGATTCTCCTCCATGCCATTTAGTAGGCTCAGAATCTTTGCTTGAGTATTTGGAGAAGAAATTGAATATAAAAGTGGGAGAAACTACAGAAGATAAACTATTTACTTTGGAGCTTACCAGTTGTCTTGGAGTGTGCGCTGTTGCTCCTGCTATGATGATTAATGACGAAGTCTATGGTAATCTTACTTTTGAAAAGATAGATAAAATTTTAGAAGAAAAGAGGGGGAATTTATGA
- a CDS encoding ROK family transcriptional regulator gives MREGRKPEYIGLYNKNLVLEILIKTGPKSRAELARISKLTKTAISEIVDELIEKNILVEIGKVETSRGRRPTKLTINPDLKILAIDLSGLEGRSGIVDASGKVEEDFYYPIKRKEDLFELIDPLLKKYKNIIAISISVPGIINKYNGEVILSVGLNWRNFLLKEFLKERYPNLPIYIEKDTNSGLLSELWFGEGKKFNILFYLLFEKGIGLGIYYNGNIIEGFNNIEGEIGHTIVNGDIAEICWCGNKGCLETIASFPKIQEKFSDFKLLEESLKSYNQGDKDPFLEEIFRYLGISLANAVHIIAPEAICVAGNRGMTRNILNLFTEILKKEVDKYIFEYLKDKIYFYASPLGNDGLLIGAGILGFTNYFRELVK, from the coding sequence ATGAGAGAGGGAAGAAAACCAGAATATATAGGCTTGTATAATAAAAATCTTGTTCTTGAGATTCTTATAAAAACTGGTCCTAAGTCGAGGGCAGAACTTGCAAGAATTTCTAAACTAACAAAGACAGCCATATCTGAGATAGTAGATGAACTCATTGAGAAAAATATTCTTGTGGAGATTGGAAAAGTTGAGACTTCAAGGGGGAGAAGACCCACAAAACTAACTATTAATCCTGATTTAAAGATTTTAGCAATTGATTTAAGCGGTTTAGAAGGAAGATCAGGAATTGTTGATGCCTCAGGAAAGGTTGAAGAAGATTTTTATTATCCTATAAAGAGGAAGGAAGACCTTTTTGAGCTTATAGATCCTCTTCTCAAGAAGTATAAAAATATAATAGCCATATCTATTTCAGTTCCTGGTATTATAAATAAGTATAATGGAGAGGTAATACTTTCGGTGGGACTCAATTGGAGAAATTTTCTTTTAAAGGAATTTTTGAAAGAGAGGTATCCTAATCTTCCTATTTACATTGAGAAGGATACTAATTCGGGACTTTTATCGGAACTCTGGTTTGGCGAAGGTAAGAAATTTAATATTCTTTTCTACTTATTGTTTGAGAAAGGAATAGGACTTGGAATTTATTATAATGGTAATATCATAGAAGGCTTTAATAATATTGAGGGAGAGATAGGTCATACCATAGTAAATGGAGATATAGCAGAGATATGTTGGTGTGGAAATAAAGGCTGTCTGGAAACTATTGCGTCTTTCCCAAAGATTCAAGAAAAATTTTCAGATTTTAAACTTTTAGAAGAAAGCCTTAAAAGCTATAATCAAGGGGATAAAGATCCTTTCTTAGAAGAAATCTTCAGATATCTCGGTATATCCTTGGCAAATGCTGTGCACATTATTGCTCCTGAAGCAATATGCGTTGCTGGAAATAGGGGAATGACAAGGAATATTTTGAACCTGTTTACCGAGATTCTTAAAAAAGAAGTTGATAAGTATATTTTTGAATATCTAAAGGATAAAATATACTTTTATGCATCACCTCTTGGAAATGATGGCCTGCTTATTGGGGCAGGCATCTTAGGCTTTACAAATTATTTTAGAGAATTGGTAAAATAA
- a CDS encoding metal ABC transporter ATP-binding protein, translating into MNKIVEIKNLYHRYDQDLILENVNMEVLEGEFLAIIGPNGAGKSTLLKIIVGIIKPLKGIVKVFNKDVQSLKEERKWIGYVPQKPDLEKYLPLKVKDIVALGRRVVNNWQKLTYYDFEIMDKVMEDMEIKSIEDKIYGELSGGQQQRVLIARALAQEPKLLILDEPTVGIDVKTQNKFYTLLRDLKKQNKSIILVSHDIGIISKEVDRLACINRKLYLHGCPEEIQIHGALKELYGENFLLLTHKEE; encoded by the coding sequence ATGAACAAAATCGTTGAGATAAAAAATTTATACCACCGTTATGACCAAGACTTAATTTTAGAAAATGTAAATATGGAGGTATTAGAAGGAGAATTTTTAGCAATAATAGGACCAAACGGGGCAGGAAAATCTACCTTATTGAAAATAATCGTAGGAATAATAAAACCATTAAAAGGAATTGTGAAGGTTTTCAATAAAGATGTTCAATCTTTAAAAGAAGAAAGAAAATGGATAGGTTATGTTCCTCAAAAACCCGATTTGGAAAAATATTTACCATTAAAGGTTAAGGATATTGTTGCCTTAGGAAGAAGAGTAGTAAACAATTGGCAAAAGCTAACCTATTATGATTTTGAGATTATGGATAAAGTTATGGAAGATATGGAAATTAAAAGCATAGAAGATAAAATATATGGGGAACTTTCTGGGGGACAACAGCAAAGAGTTCTTATTGCAAGAGCTCTTGCTCAAGAACCTAAATTATTAATTCTTGATGAACCTACTGTAGGTATAGATGTTAAGACCCAGAACAAATTTTATACTTTACTTAGAGATTTAAAAAAACAAAATAAGTCAATTATTTTAGTATCTCATGATATAGGTATAATCTCAAAAGAGGTAGACAGACTGGCGTGTATAAATAGAAAACTATACCTTCACGGCTGTCCTGAGGAAATACAAATTCACGGTGCTTTGAAGGAATTATATGGAGAAAACTTCCTACTTCTCACTCACAAGGAGGAATAA
- a CDS encoding metal ABC transporter permease, with translation MEIFAYSFTQRALIAGFLISIISSIIGLYLIYRRMTFMSAGISHAVFGGLSIGYLLGINMTLTAIVFTILLIWSIPYIVKRSKLQQEIPVGIFYSSSMALGALLLSFHKGYTTDLFSFLFGSILSVKEEDLILTLLFTIGILVFFIKNYWKIIFIIFDKETAEASGLNVYKLERWILTLTGIAIVLTSKLVGIILSSALIIIPAATVIPFIKDIKKSVFATISLNLISIFSGLIFSYYFNIPTGATIVMVATIFFLSSLFIKKPTNH, from the coding sequence ATGGAGATATTTGCTTACAGTTTCACTCAAAGAGCTCTCATTGCAGGATTTTTAATAAGTATAATTTCAAGCATTATAGGGCTCTACTTAATCTATCGTAGAATGACATTTATGAGCGCAGGAATAAGCCATGCTGTCTTTGGAGGGCTGTCTATCGGATATCTCTTAGGAATAAATATGACTTTAACCGCTATTGTTTTTACTATTTTACTAATATGGAGCATACCGTACATTGTAAAAAGATCTAAATTACAGCAAGAGATTCCTGTAGGAATTTTTTATTCATCTTCCATGGCTTTAGGTGCTCTTCTACTCTCCTTTCACAAAGGCTACACTACCGATCTTTTTAGCTTTCTTTTTGGAAGCATTCTCTCTGTGAAGGAAGAAGACCTTATATTAACATTACTTTTCACAATTGGGATCTTAGTATTCTTTATCAAAAACTATTGGAAAATAATATTTATCATCTTTGACAAAGAAACTGCGGAAGCATCAGGCTTAAATGTTTACAAACTTGAAAGGTGGATTCTTACGCTTACTGGTATTGCTATTGTACTTACAAGTAAATTAGTGGGAATTATATTATCTTCAGCCCTTATAATAATTCCTGCTGCTACAGTTATTCCCTTTATTAAAGATATTAAAAAATCGGTTTTTGCTACGATTTCCTTAAACCTAATCTCTATCTTTTCTGGATTGATTTTTTCATACTACTTTAATATTCCCACAGGTGCTACTATTGTTATGGTTGCTACGATATTTTTCCTAAGCTCGCTTTTTATAAAGAAGCCCACAAATCATTAA
- a CDS encoding ROK family transcriptional regulator, giving the protein MKPVNIKSMRITNVSLVLDTIRRMGPISRYDISKITKLSPSAVSSIVENLINVGIVKETPAKVTKVGRRPIELTLNETGYYPIGIEIEKDKITGILMALSGKILKSKVINLNTTNVEEVLDTVIEVYRFLIEDVNKEEIIGIGVAVPGTINRKEGVCIFSPNLGWRNVNIKDYLGRYIKDYPLFIEHIIKAVTYGEMWYGAGIGKDNIICVRVGSGVSAGFVLDGRLYRGPNDRAGEFGHTVIERNGKKCKCGSYGCLETYVSTQVLYERVYDGIQRNAYTKVNIENKSKDEILDEIIEAGRNGDRFVLNIFEEMGTYLGLGIANLINLFNPEIIIIAGGLSKAGDLLLDPVKRVINLHAFPPIPEIMVTKLGALTGPIGAASEVIEETLLKKIFEKVEE; this is encoded by the coding sequence TTGAAACCTGTAAATATTAAAAGTATGAGAATAACAAATGTTTCTCTTGTTTTGGACACCATAAGGAGAATGGGGCCTATATCTCGCTATGATATTTCTAAAATTACAAAATTAAGTCCTTCTGCGGTTTCTAGTATTGTGGAAAATTTAATAAATGTGGGTATTGTTAAGGAGACTCCTGCTAAAGTAACTAAAGTGGGGAGGAGACCTATAGAACTTACCTTAAATGAAACAGGATATTATCCTATAGGTATAGAAATTGAAAAAGATAAGATAACGGGAATACTTATGGCCCTTTCGGGAAAGATATTGAAGAGTAAAGTAATAAATTTAAATACTACTAATGTGGAAGAGGTCTTGGATACTGTAATAGAAGTGTACAGATTTCTTATAGAGGATGTAAATAAAGAAGAGATAATAGGAATTGGGGTTGCAGTTCCAGGAACTATAAATCGAAAGGAAGGAGTATGTATTTTTTCTCCAAATCTTGGTTGGAGAAACGTGAATATTAAAGATTATTTAGGAAGATATATCAAGGATTATCCATTATTTATTGAACATATAATAAAGGCAGTAACTTATGGAGAAATGTGGTATGGGGCTGGTATTGGGAAGGATAATATCATATGTGTGAGGGTTGGTAGTGGGGTTAGTGCAGGTTTTGTACTTGATGGAAGACTCTATAGAGGTCCTAATGATAGGGCTGGAGAGTTTGGGCACACAGTTATAGAAAGGAATGGAAAAAAATGTAAATGTGGTAGTTATGGATGTTTAGAAACCTATGTTTCTACTCAGGTACTTTATGAAAGAGTTTATGATGGTATTCAAAGAAACGCATATACAAAGGTAAATATTGAAAATAAGTCAAAGGATGAAATATTAGATGAAATCATAGAAGCAGGAAGAAATGGAGATAGATTTGTCCTAAATATTTTTGAAGAGATGGGAACTTATTTAGGACTTGGAATAGCGAATCTTATAAATCTTTTCAATCCAGAGATAATAATAATTGCGGGAGGATTATCTAAAGCAGGAGATCTTCTTTTAGATCCTGTAAAAAGGGTTATTAATCTTCACGCTTTTCCTCCTATACCAGAGATAATGGTAACTAAACTTGGCGCTTTAACAGGTCCCATCGGGGCTGCTTCTGAGGTGATAGAAGAAACTTTGCTAAAGAAGATTTTTGAAAAGGTAGAAGAGTAG